From Tripterygium wilfordii isolate XIE 37 chromosome 13, ASM1340144v1, whole genome shotgun sequence, the proteins below share one genomic window:
- the LOC120012482 gene encoding uncharacterized protein LOC120012482 translates to MGDKRDPKKDFAWDFVKQVDGERYFRCKFCNHICSGTVTRLKNHVAGTHKGIAPCKSAPDDVKLKCQVALQKLKDNRHMQNEMLHEIRMAGSGSGSGSGGGGGGASESVSQTQTIGARVPQPRVRGPMDAFTISEPRQSTLNSQWKKEERKEVCRKIARFCFSKALPFNVVNDPYWVPMFESVANFGPRFKPPSMHEIRTWLLKEEVEDINKLKEQHMKAWEKYGCSIMSDGWSDGKNRCLINFLVNSLAGTWFLKSVDASDSIKSGDLMFRLLDQVVEKVGEDNVVQILTDNASNYVYAGKKLMEKRVRLYWTPCAAHCIDLMLEDISKIKVFEKTIKKIIRPAVTRFATSFLTLQSLYKQKQPLMTLFSSEKWASSTWAKKPDGMRDCAIVLHDGSFWGNIAYCIKSVGPLVSVLREVDSEERPAMGYIYELMDTAKEKIQIGCGGNKRKYDPIWKRIDARWTPQLHQPLHAAGYYLNPSLRYDVKFSNVEEVRQGLTECMERMLPYEDRLKADVQLDLYDHARGNFGLRVAIDTRKLRSPADWWERFGGKTPELQSFAIRVLSLTCNASGCERNWSTFEAIHTKKRNRLEHQRLNALVYVMYNTRPRERSIKRKLNIDPILVEEIESDDEWIAEKEDHVLPVDTSWIDDEQLFNVDAIRSLSVAATVISGEESSNPPLSIRRESRDTVAAQPARDESSTATRNSCGNGVDRRKNKAPRVVLVEEDYGNDVLAPSTNMDNVFIFPNDGLGVDSLGDGSGNSSNPNIDDDDDEFMDEENDDDLDENYHF, encoded by the exons ATGGGTGATAAAAGAGATCCAAAGAAAGACTTTGCTTGGGATTTTGTAAAGCAAGTGGATGGTGAGAGGTATTTTCGATGCAAATTCTGTAATCACATATGTAGTGGGACTGTTACTCGTTTGAAGAATCATGTAGCAGGCACTCACAAAGGAATTGCTCCTTGCAAAAGTGCTCCCGATGATGTTAAGTTGAAATGTCAAGTTGCTTTGCAGAAATTGAAAGACAACAGGCATATGCAAAATGAGATGCTACACGAGATTAGGATGGCtgggagtgggagtgggagtgggagtgggggtgggggtgggggtgcgAGTGAGAGTGTTTCGCAAACTCAAACTATTGGTGCACGTGTTCCACAACCTAGGGTGAGGGGGCCTATGGATGCTTTCACAATTTCAGAGCCAAGGCAAAGTACACTCAATTCTcaatggaaaaaagaagaaaggaaggaGGTTTGCAGGAAAATTGCAAGGTTTTGTTTTTCCAAGGCATTGCCCTTTAACGTTGTCAATGATCCTTATTGGGTACCTatgtttgagagtgttgctaACTTTGGCCCTAGGTTTAAGCCGCCTTCAATGCATGAGATAAGGACATGGTTGCTAAAAGAAGAGGTCGAGGATATAAACAAGCTTAAGGAGCAACATATGAAGGCATGGGAAAAATATGGGTGCTCTATAATGTCTGATGGTTGGTCGGATGGGAAAAATAGATGTTTAATCAATTTTCTCGTGAACAGCCTAGCTGGGACTTGGTTTTTGAAATCAGTGGATGCTTCTGATTCTATTAAGAGTGGAGATTTGATGTTTAGATTACTTGATCAGGTTGTTGAGAAAGTTGGTGAAGATAATGTTGTGCAAATTCTTACTGATAATGCTAGCAATTATGTGTATGCTGGAAAGAAGCTTATGGAGAAGAGAGTGAGGTTATACTGGACCCCTTGTGCTGCTCATTGTATTGATTTGATGTTGGAGGACATTTCAAAGATAAAGGTGTTTGAGAAGACAATTAAGA AAATCATTCGTCCAGCAGTAACTCGATTTGCCACCTCATTTCTTACTCTACAGAGCTTGTATAAGCAAAAACAACCTCTAATGACTTTGTTCTCTTCAGAGAAGTGGGCTTCTAGTACTTGGGCAAAGAAGCCAGATGGTATGAGGGATTGTGCAATTGTATTGCATGATGGGTCCTTCTGGGGTAACATTGCTTATTGTATTAAGAGTGTTGGCCCACTAGTTAGTGTTTTGAGAGAGGTTGATTCAGAGGAGAGACCTGCCATGGGTTATATTTATGAATTGATGGATACAGCAAAGGAGAAAATTCAAATAGGTTGTGGaggaaacaaaaggaaatatgATCCAATCTGGAAGAGAATTGATGCAAGGTGGACTCCCCAACTGCATCAGCCTTTGCATGCTGCTGGATATTACCTTAACCCATCATTACGATATGATGTTAAATTCTCTAATGTTGAGGAAGTGAGACAAGGGTTAACTGAATGCATGGAAAGGATGTTGCCATATGAAGATCGCTTGAAAGCGGATGTCCAACTGGATTTATATGACCATGCTAGGGGAAATTTTGGACTCAGAGTGGCCATTGATACAAGGAAGTTGCGCTCTCcag CTGATTGGTGGGAGCGTTTTGGTGGAAAAACACCTGAATTACAAAGCTTTGCTATTCGTGTGCTTAGCCTCACTTGCAACGCATCAGGTTGTGAGAGAAATTGGAGTACTTTTGAAGCG ATCCATACAAAAAAGAGGAATAGGCTTGAGCATCAAAGGTTAAATGCCCTAGTATATGTCATGTACAACACTAGGCCGCGTGAGAGAAGCATCAAAAGAAAGTTAAATATTGACCCGATTCTTGTGGAGGAAATTGAATCTGATGATGAGTGGATAGCAGAAAAAGAAGATCATGTCCTTCCAGTAGACACTAGTTGGATTGATGATGAACAATTGTTCAATGTGGATGCTATTAGGAGTCTCTCTGTTGCTGCTACTGTTATTTCTGGTGAGGAATCTTCAAATCCTCCACTATCTATTAGGAGAGAGTCGAGGGACACTGTTGCTGCTCAGCCTGCTCGTGATGAATCGTCTACTGCAACGAGAAATTCAT GTGGAAATGGAGTTGATAGACGCAAAAATAAAGCACCAAGAGTGGTACTTGTTGAAGAAGATTATGGGAATGATGTGCTTGCACCAAGCACAAACATGGATAATGTGTTTATTTTTCCAAATGATGGACTTGGTGTTGACTCTCTTGGTGATGGGAGTGGCAATTCCTCCAATCctaatattgatgatgatgatgatgaatttaTGGATGAAGAGAATGATGATGATTTGGATGAGAATTaccacttttaa
- the LOC120011854 gene encoding nudix hydrolase 18, mitochondrial-like translates to MACLVSRTGRELQRYDHLGRRQVVGCIPYRFKSCSDGSISDELEVLIITSQKGQGMMFPKGGWELDESLEESASRESLEEAGVLGTVECGLGKWNFLSKSQGTFYEGYMFPLLVKEQLELWPEMNVRRRIWMTVDEAREACRHWWMKEALDKLVDRLMSPRQENGEDVLSCSLC, encoded by the exons ATGGCGTGTTTGGTTTCTCGCACCGGAAGGGAACTCCAGAGATACGACCACTTGGGCCGCCGCCAAGTTGTTGG ATGCATACCATATAGATTCAAAAGTTGCAGTGATGGATCCATTAGTGATGAACTAGAAGTCCTCATCATCACTTCACAGAAGGGGCAAGGAATGATGTTTCCCAAG GGTGGCTGGGAACTTGATGAATCTTTGGAAGAATCAGCTTCCCGGGAGTCACTTGAAGAAGCTGGGGTTCTTGGCACTGTTGAG TGCGGATTGGGCAAATGGAACTTTTTAAGCAAAAGCCAAGGCACATTTTATGAAGGATACATGTTTCCTCTGCTTGTGAAGGAACAATTAGAACTCTGGCCGGAGATGAATGTGCGGCGACGAATATGG ATGACTGTGGATGAAGCTAGAGAAGCTTGTCGGCATTGGTGGATGAAGGAAGCTCTAGACAAATTAGTTGACCGACTTATGTCTCCGCGACAAGAAAACGGAGAAGATGTATTGTCCTGTTCATTATGTTAG